A region of Pan troglodytes isolate AG18354 chromosome 23, NHGRI_mPanTro3-v2.0_pri, whole genome shotgun sequence DNA encodes the following proteins:
- the LGALS1 gene encoding galectin-1, with product MACGLVASNLNLKPGECLRVRGEVAPDAKSFVLNLGKDSNNLCLHFNPRFNAHGDANTIVCNSKDGGAWGTEQREAVFPFQPGSVAEVCITFDQANLTVKLPDGYEFKFPNRLNLEAINYMAADGDFKIKCVAFD from the exons GGTCTGGTCGCCAGCAACCTGAATCTCAAACCTGGAGAGTGCCTTCGAGTGCGAGGCGAGGTGGCCCCTGACGCTAAGAG CTTCGTGCTGAACCTGGGCAAAGACAGCAACAACCTGTGCCTGCACTTCAACCCTCGCTTCAACGCCCACGGCGACGCCAACACCATCGTGTGCAACAGCAAGGACGGCGGGGCCTGGGGGACCGAGCAGCGGGAGGCTGTCTTTCCCTTCCAGCCTGGAAGTGTTGCAGAG GTGTGCATCACCTTCGACCAGGCCAACCTGACCGTCAAGCTGCCAGATGGATACGAATTCAAGTTCCCCAACCGCCTCAACCTGGAGGCCATCAACTACATGGCAGCTGACGGTGACTTCAAGATCAAGTGTGTGGCCTTTGACTGA